One region of Chryseobacterium sp. C-71 genomic DNA includes:
- a CDS encoding DNA-directed RNA polymerase subunit alpha C-terminal domain-containing protein, which yields MAKSIKAICIDRHSVSNDFLKGIVAMPARRALEKKKIDSLEKLTDYSEEELLQFHGFGKTTIQKLKIYMRDHGKSFKL from the coding sequence ATGGCAAAGTCTATAAAAGCAATATGTATTGATCGTCATTCCGTTTCAAACGATTTTTTAAAAGGCATTGTAGCAATGCCTGCAAGAAGAGCTTTGGAAAAAAAAAAAATAGATTCTTTAGAAAAACTAACAGATTATTCTGAAGAAGAGCTTTTGCAGTTTCATGGTTTTGGGAAAACAACGATTCAGAAATTGAAAATTTACATGAGAGATCATGGTAAATCGTTTAAATTGTGA
- a CDS encoding SRPBCC family protein translates to MDQINIDITILAQVKKVWEYYNKPEHIVKWNFADESWECPSSENDLKVGGKFNNRMEAKDGSFGFDFIGIYDEIIEFQLIKYHIEDGRSVEIIFEKVDENTTKVNISFDPEKQNSVEMQREGWYAILNNFHKYVENN, encoded by the coding sequence ATGGATCAGATTAATATAGATATTACAATTTTAGCACAGGTAAAAAAAGTTTGGGAGTATTACAACAAACCTGAACATATCGTCAAATGGAATTTTGCCGACGAAAGCTGGGAGTGCCCGAGTTCTGAAAATGATCTCAAAGTAGGTGGAAAATTCAATAACAGAATGGAGGCAAAAGATGGAAGTTTCGGATTTGATTTTATAGGAATTTATGATGAAATTATAGAATTTCAACTGATTAAATACCATATTGAAGATGGTCGAAGTGTTGAGATTATTTTTGAAAAGGTAGACGAAAATACAACGAAAGTAAACATCAGTTTCGATCCTGAAAAACAAAATTCTGTAGAGATGCAGCGCGAAGGTTGGTACGCAATTTTAAATAATTTCCACAAGTACGTGGAAAATAATTAA
- a CDS encoding VOC family protein: MPKLNPYLNFDGTAEEAFTFYKTVFGGEFVGEIHKMGNAPGTENLSEEEKNRVMHIALPVGGDLLMASDIVPSFGQNLTVGNNNYFSIFPDSREDAERIFNELSEGGNIEMPLEDQFWGDYFGSFQDKYNVYWMINYNEEYTK; encoded by the coding sequence ATGCCTAAATTAAATCCATACCTCAATTTTGACGGTACAGCAGAAGAAGCTTTTACATTTTACAAAACTGTTTTCGGTGGCGAATTCGTTGGTGAAATCCACAAAATGGGGAATGCTCCCGGAACTGAAAACCTTTCAGAAGAAGAAAAAAACAGAGTAATGCACATCGCACTTCCAGTGGGGGGTGATCTTTTGATGGCTTCAGACATCGTTCCTTCATTCGGACAAAATTTAACAGTTGGGAACAACAATTATTTTTCTATTTTCCCGGATTCAAGAGAAGATGCAGAGAGAATTTTTAATGAACTTTCTGAAGGTGGAAACATTGAAATGCCACTCGAAGACCAGTTTTGGGGTGATTATTTCGGAAGTTTCCAGGATAAGTACAATGTGTATTGGATGATCAATTACAATGAAGAATACACAAAATAG
- a CDS encoding DinB family protein, with protein sequence MDTPKSQKLEIIIPAFRGHSQNFLMVLDGITEEDALKRIEGRTNHIVWMVGNFLDMRYAMGNVLGIEEKFEFKEYFSEGKALDENFKYPTLQQLKDSFHKISPLVYQKLLEVSDEDLDKDFPMGMNIEFFPENVLNFVGMCIGREDYLSGQIGLMRRILNYEGMKYDFDENMKY encoded by the coding sequence ATGGACACACCAAAATCACAAAAACTAGAAATTATCATTCCTGCGTTTCGTGGACACAGCCAGAATTTTTTAATGGTTCTTGATGGAATTACTGAAGAAGATGCTTTGAAAAGAATTGAAGGCAGAACCAATCACATCGTTTGGATGGTAGGGAACTTTCTCGATATGCGCTACGCCATGGGAAATGTTCTCGGAATTGAAGAAAAATTTGAATTCAAAGAATATTTCTCTGAAGGAAAAGCGTTGGATGAAAATTTCAAATATCCGACTTTACAACAGTTGAAAGACAGTTTCCATAAAATTTCACCTTTAGTTTATCAAAAATTACTTGAAGTTTCTGATGAAGATTTAGATAAAGATTTCCCAATGGGAATGAATATCGAATTTTTCCCGGAAAACGTTCTGAATTTTGTCGGAATGTGCATAGGACGTGAAGATTATCTCTCCGGACAAATCGGACTGATGCGAAGAATTCTCAATTACGAAGGAATGAAATATGACTTTGATGAGAACATGAAATATTAA
- a CDS encoding VOC family protein, with protein MKINQIYVNLPVKDVQKTKDFWKKLGFTINEQFSDEKAVCVVLNDNTFVMFLTEEYFQTFSERPVPKGDTTQVLVSIGLDSREEVDQVVDAAVANGATQHEEPQDYGWMYQNSFWDINGHGWNVTFADLSQMPSQP; from the coding sequence ATGAAAATCAATCAGATTTATGTCAACCTTCCGGTAAAAGATGTTCAGAAAACAAAAGACTTCTGGAAAAAGCTCGGATTTACGATTAACGAACAATTCTCAGATGAAAAAGCGGTTTGTGTGGTTTTAAATGATAACACTTTCGTTATGTTTTTAACTGAAGAATATTTCCAGACTTTTTCTGAAAGACCTGTTCCAAAGGGCGATACCACACAAGTTTTGGTCTCAATTGGTTTAGATAGCCGTGAGGAAGTTGATCAGGTAGTGGATGCTGCTGTAGCAAATGGTGCAACTCAGCATGAAGAACCGCAGGATTACGGATGGATGTATCAAAACTCTTTCTGGGACATCAATGGTCATGGCTGGAATGTAACTTTCGCAGATTTATCTCAAATGCCTTCGCAACCTTAA
- a CDS encoding VOC family protein yields MEITDIYVNLPVKDVQKTRDFWTKLGFSINEQFSDEKAICVVMKENHIYTMFLHEEFFKTFTDRPVANGQTTQTLLAIGVKSRAEVDEMVKTATENGGSEYSEPRDHGWMYQHAFSDLDGHQWEVLFGDVSQLPTS; encoded by the coding sequence ATGGAAATCACGGATATTTATGTAAACCTTCCCGTAAAAGATGTTCAGAAAACGAGAGATTTCTGGACTAAACTAGGCTTTTCGATTAACGAACAGTTTTCAGATGAAAAAGCGATCTGTGTAGTGATGAAAGAAAATCACATCTACACCATGTTTTTGCATGAAGAATTTTTCAAAACTTTCACAGACCGACCTGTCGCAAACGGACAAACTACACAGACTCTTTTGGCAATCGGCGTTAAAAGCCGTGCCGAAGTGGATGAAATGGTAAAAACCGCCACCGAAAATGGAGGTTCAGAATACAGCGAACCACGAGATCACGGATGGATGTATCAACATGCTTTTTCAGATTTAGATGGGCATCAATGGGAGGTTTTGTTTGGAGATGTTTCTCAGCTTCCGACATCATAA
- a CDS encoding Crp/Fnr family transcriptional regulator → MSTKAFNVYHDFPFFFPEELNEIINAHEKVFFQKGDFILEEGKTSNEYLILEKGLARSFVNDFNGNEVTTNFFVENEIIIEVSSLFQRIPTQENIVCITDCECQKIDFDTFQELYHKIQNLSEWGRAWMSQELFTYKQRSVEMFTLSATKRYLNLLEQKPHVIQFAPLKQIASYLGVTDTSLSRIRKELVSHPKKN, encoded by the coding sequence ATGAGCACAAAAGCCTTTAACGTTTACCACGATTTTCCTTTTTTCTTCCCTGAAGAGCTTAATGAAATAATTAATGCACACGAAAAAGTATTTTTTCAAAAAGGCGATTTTATTTTGGAAGAAGGAAAAACATCCAACGAATATTTAATTTTAGAGAAAGGTTTAGCTCGGTCTTTTGTGAATGATTTTAACGGAAACGAAGTGACCACCAATTTCTTTGTTGAAAACGAAATTATCATTGAAGTTTCTTCATTGTTTCAGAGAATTCCTACCCAGGAAAACATTGTCTGCATCACAGATTGTGAATGTCAAAAAATCGATTTTGATACTTTTCAGGAATTATATCATAAAATACAAAACCTAAGTGAATGGGGGAGAGCTTGGATGTCGCAAGAACTTTTCACCTATAAACAACGTTCCGTAGAAATGTTTACACTATCTGCAACAAAACGTTATCTCAATCTTTTAGAACAAAAACCTCATGTAATACAATTTGCACCACTAAAGCAAATTGCTTCTTATCTTGGTGTGACAGACACTTCATTAAGCAGAATCCGCAAAGAATTGGTTTCGCATCCTAAGAAAAATTAA
- a CDS encoding DUF763 domain-containing protein, with the protein MKRSGTATLPLHYGKVPPWLYERMSVLGLSIVEVMLADYGKDEVLKRLADPFWFQSFGAVMGMDWHSSGITTSVMGALKRSINPNSKELGIYICGGKGRFSKETPNELLVIADKTGLNGTELVRASKLSAKVDNTAIQDGYQLYLHNFIVSDEGNWAVVQQGMNDSDGTARRYHWHSENMESFVDEPHKGIQGINQGQILNLTAHEAQESRKGILEISHTNSEKIMQDFANLILPAHHDVRASDVDLKKLGTLLYMTRENQPENFEELLLLKGVGPRTLQSLALVSEVIHGAPSRFRDPARFSFAHGGKDGHPFPVPINVYDETINILQKGIEKSKLGNSDKLQSINKLHTIISEAEKSFTPDFDINDVIEEERQNSWRFGGKTVFGDAEKPSKQKPIQLSLF; encoded by the coding sequence ATGAAACGCTCCGGAACCGCAACATTACCTCTTCACTACGGAAAAGTTCCGCCTTGGCTTTACGAGCGTATGTCTGTACTCGGGCTTTCAATTGTAGAAGTAATGTTGGCTGATTACGGAAAAGATGAGGTGCTTAAAAGATTGGCAGATCCGTTTTGGTTTCAGAGTTTTGGTGCAGTGATGGGAATGGATTGGCATTCTTCAGGAATCACAACTTCCGTAATGGGCGCTTTGAAGCGCAGCATCAATCCGAATTCAAAAGAACTCGGAATTTATATTTGTGGTGGAAAAGGCAGGTTTTCAAAAGAAACTCCGAACGAACTTCTCGTTATTGCAGATAAAACAGGTTTAAATGGAACTGAATTAGTTCGTGCAAGCAAATTATCGGCAAAGGTTGACAACACGGCAATTCAGGATGGTTATCAGTTGTATCTGCATAATTTCATTGTTTCAGACGAAGGAAATTGGGCAGTCGTACAGCAAGGCATGAATGATTCAGACGGAACTGCAAGACGTTATCATTGGCATTCTGAAAATATGGAATCTTTTGTTGATGAACCCCACAAAGGAATTCAGGGAATCAACCAAGGTCAGATCCTGAATTTAACAGCTCATGAAGCTCAGGAAAGCCGGAAAGGAATTTTAGAAATTTCTCACACCAATTCAGAAAAGATCATGCAGGATTTTGCCAATTTGATTTTACCTGCGCATCATGATGTTCGTGCTTCTGATGTTGATTTGAAAAAACTGGGAACACTTTTGTACATGACCAGAGAAAATCAGCCTGAGAATTTTGAAGAATTGCTTTTATTGAAAGGTGTGGGACCAAGAACTCTACAAAGTCTGGCGTTGGTAAGCGAAGTTATTCACGGAGCGCCTTCAAGGTTCAGAGATCCTGCAAGATTTTCTTTTGCTCATGGTGGAAAAGACGGGCATCCGTTTCCCGTTCCCATCAATGTTTATGACGAAACCATCAATATTCTTCAGAAAGGAATTGAAAAATCAAAGCTTGGAAATTCAGATAAATTACAGTCAATCAATAAACTTCACACTATTATTTCTGAAGCAGAGAAAAGTTTCACTCCAGATTTCGATATTAATGATGTGATTGAAGAAGAACGTCAAAACTCATGGCGTTTCGGCGGGAAAACAGTCTTCGGTGATGCAGAAAAACCTTCGAAACAAAAACCAATTCAGCTTTCGTTATTTTAA
- a CDS encoding YitT family protein produces MSSASTKHGPLFSISDIIYLVLGVISASFALKSFLVPNHFLDGGVTGISLLLHEVYHWNLGVILLVLNIPFIVLAYFQIGKHFAIRSFLTILLIIITIYVVPFPELTHDKLLVAMFGGFFMGIGIGLAMRGGGTFDGMEVLALLTFKKSSFSITEIILGMNVIIFIIAVKFLNVETALYAIMTYLVASQITKYVIEGIEAYTGVTIVSGNSEEIKKALVLTMNRGITVYKGERGFMKESFEQSADADIIFTIVTRLEVRKLQNIVRSIDPKAFIFTQTVREPQGGIVKEIIKH; encoded by the coding sequence ATGAGCTCAGCTTCAACTAAACATGGTCCGCTATTTTCAATTTCGGATATTATCTATCTCGTTTTGGGAGTGATTTCGGCAAGTTTTGCTTTAAAATCTTTCCTGGTTCCTAACCACTTTTTAGATGGTGGTGTTACCGGAATTTCACTTTTATTACACGAAGTTTATCATTGGAATCTTGGCGTGATTTTACTGGTTTTAAATATTCCTTTCATTGTTTTGGCATATTTCCAGATTGGAAAACACTTTGCTATCCGAAGTTTTTTGACCATCTTATTGATCATTATAACCATTTATGTTGTTCCTTTTCCTGAATTGACGCACGATAAACTGCTGGTCGCCATGTTCGGCGGATTTTTCATGGGAATCGGAATTGGTTTAGCTATGAGAGGTGGCGGAACGTTCGACGGAATGGAAGTTTTAGCATTATTAACATTCAAAAAAAGCAGTTTCAGTATTACTGAGATTATTCTAGGAATGAATGTCATTATCTTCATTATTGCGGTAAAATTCTTGAATGTGGAAACGGCTTTATATGCAATTATGACGTATTTGGTGGCAAGTCAGATCACAAAATACGTCATTGAAGGTATCGAAGCATATACAGGCGTTACCATCGTTTCGGGGAACAGTGAAGAAATTAAGAAAGCTTTGGTTTTAACGATGAATAGAGGAATTACAGTCTACAAAGGCGAAAGAGGTTTTATGAAAGAGTCTTTTGAGCAAAGTGCCGATGCCGATATTATCTTCACGATTGTAACTCGTTTAGAAGTAAGAAAATTACAGAATATCGTTCGCTCTATCGATCCGAAAGCATTTATTTTCACCCAAACCGTCAGAGAACCTCAGGGCGGAATTGTAAAGGAAATTATAAAACATTAA
- a CDS encoding HD domain-containing protein, whose protein sequence is MEYEKLNKIILKRLKENLPEHLSYHSVMHVKDVIDSVEKIAKSEKVNDEDLVLLKTAALFHDTGFLYGSKEHEAKSCEIAEEYLSEHGYSQEQIEKIKGMIMATKIPQTPHNHLEEILADADLDYLGRDDFFVIGDKLFEELSMFGIVNSERDWNLLQEKFLESHHYFTQTTINNRKQKKQENLDIIKSKLKND, encoded by the coding sequence ATGGAATACGAAAAATTAAATAAAATAATATTAAAAAGACTCAAGGAAAATCTTCCGGAGCACCTTTCTTACCACAGCGTGATGCATGTGAAAGACGTTATTGATTCTGTCGAAAAAATTGCGAAGTCAGAAAAAGTCAATGATGAAGATTTAGTTCTGCTGAAAACGGCAGCATTATTCCACGATACAGGATTTTTGTACGGTTCAAAAGAGCATGAGGCAAAATCTTGCGAAATTGCAGAAGAATATCTTTCAGAACATGGTTATTCTCAGGAGCAGATTGAGAAAATCAAAGGAATGATCATGGCGACAAAAATTCCGCAGACTCCGCACAATCACTTAGAAGAAATTTTAGCCGACGCTGATCTGGATTACCTTGGAAGAGACGATTTCTTTGTGATCGGAGATAAATTATTCGAAGAACTTTCGATGTTTGGAATCGTAAATTCTGAACGTGATTGGAATTTATTGCAGGAAAAATTCCTTGAAAGCCATCATTATTTTACCCAGACAACCATCAACAACAGAAAACAGAAGAAACAGGAAAATCTTGATATCATCAAATCAAAACTAAAAAACGACTAA
- a CDS encoding adenylate/guanylate cyclase domain-containing protein: protein MKKNLLLTFLLFLLIGLQNFCFAQNSREKPKVFTEKEIKNGAEISEASKFFAGDNPAFASVEFDDSNWKNLEFSSKKNYTKDHPYWIRYYFKIDSTMINESLCFDVKQVGASEIYLNGKKIETIGKIGDSKTSVFKIKNEVPQLFSLNNTEVNVIAIRFLPIVGKKISINYSPVTLDVELVSAKEFLDENIKMMKGFNFVAMLICGVFSALGFIHLLLFLFYRKAIYNLYFSIYNLSIGLLSYMVLSFYEMTDPSSVDIYGFFSFFSVLAFGASLTGFVNTLFGRSKIRLNVLLIIAALLLIVYYFSAAAAISTVFFYIFFVWFESLYLIIRAMIRKEKSAFIVGGGILTFFAIIILTIIAKILDSLNIEMPTMFSGDEFGIFVLVLILVSFPISISAYLGWQFASTNLSLIKQLDEVNRLSDVNLKQEQEKQQILQDQNDLLEKQVDERTFELQKEKQKTENLLLNILPHEVAEELKENGSSEAKYYDEVTVLFTDFVNFTQSSEKLGAEKMLVELNECFTAFDMIMEKHGLEKIKTIGDAYLAVCGLPLKNECHAYQTVLVALDIIDFIEERKKSNPNALDIRIGINSGSLIAGIVGVKKFAYDIWGDTVNTAARMEQNSEKGKINISDSTYQLVREKINCEYRGKIHTKGKGEMDMYFAIETKEDL, encoded by the coding sequence GTGAAAAAAAATCTACTCCTAACATTTTTACTTTTCTTGTTAATAGGATTGCAAAATTTCTGTTTTGCACAAAATTCTCGTGAGAAACCTAAAGTTTTTACCGAAAAGGAAATAAAAAACGGCGCAGAAATTTCTGAAGCAAGTAAATTTTTTGCAGGTGACAATCCGGCTTTTGCATCTGTTGAATTCGATGATTCTAATTGGAAAAACCTTGAGTTTTCATCCAAAAAAAATTATACTAAAGATCACCCTTATTGGATTAGGTATTATTTTAAAATAGATTCTACAATGATTAATGAGTCATTGTGTTTTGATGTGAAACAGGTTGGAGCATCTGAAATTTATCTAAACGGTAAAAAAATCGAAACTATTGGCAAAATAGGAGATAGCAAAACAAGTGTGTTCAAAATAAAAAATGAAGTTCCGCAATTATTTTCTTTAAATAATACAGAAGTTAACGTTATAGCCATTCGCTTTTTACCCATCGTTGGTAAAAAAATAAGCATCAATTATAGTCCTGTAACGCTGGATGTAGAGTTGGTTTCTGCCAAGGAGTTTTTGGATGAAAATATTAAAATGATGAAGGGGTTCAATTTTGTGGCTATGCTCATCTGTGGCGTTTTTTCAGCTCTAGGTTTCATTCATTTGCTCTTATTTTTATTTTACAGAAAAGCGATTTACAATCTGTATTTTTCAATATATAATCTTTCCATCGGTTTGCTAAGTTACATGGTTCTTTCGTTTTACGAAATGACAGATCCTTCAAGTGTAGATATTTATGGTTTCTTTTCTTTTTTCTCAGTACTGGCTTTTGGAGCTTCGCTTACAGGTTTCGTCAATACTTTATTTGGAAGAAGTAAGATCAGGTTAAATGTTTTACTTATTATTGCGGCTTTGCTTCTTATTGTGTATTATTTCAGTGCGGCTGCGGCTATAAGTACTGTTTTTTTCTATATATTTTTCGTTTGGTTTGAATCTCTTTATCTCATTATCAGAGCAATGATTAGAAAAGAAAAATCTGCATTTATTGTTGGTGGCGGAATTCTTACATTTTTTGCAATCATTATTCTTACCATCATTGCTAAGATTTTAGATTCTTTAAATATTGAAATGCCCACAATGTTTTCGGGAGATGAATTTGGCATATTTGTCTTAGTTCTGATTCTTGTAAGTTTCCCTATTTCGATCTCTGCTTATTTGGGCTGGCAATTTGCATCAACCAATTTAAGTCTGATAAAACAGCTCGATGAAGTCAACCGACTTTCTGATGTCAATTTAAAACAAGAACAGGAAAAACAGCAGATTCTTCAGGATCAAAATGACTTACTTGAAAAACAAGTTGATGAAAGAACCTTCGAATTGCAGAAAGAAAAACAGAAAACAGAAAACTTACTACTTAATATTCTTCCACATGAAGTAGCTGAAGAATTAAAAGAAAACGGAAGTTCTGAAGCCAAATATTACGATGAAGTGACTGTTTTATTTACCGATTTTGTTAATTTTACCCAGAGTTCTGAAAAATTGGGTGCCGAGAAAATGCTGGTAGAATTGAATGAATGTTTCACCGCTTTCGATATGATTATGGAAAAGCATGGTTTAGAAAAAATAAAAACGATTGGTGATGCTTATTTAGCGGTGTGTGGTTTACCGCTTAAAAATGAATGCCACGCTTATCAGACAGTTTTGGTAGCTTTGGATATTATTGATTTTATTGAAGAACGAAAAAAATCAAATCCAAATGCTTTAGATATAAGAATCGGAATTAATTCAGGATCTTTGATTGCCGGAATTGTTGGTGTTAAAAAATTCGCTTATGATATTTGGGGCGACACCGTAAATACTGCTGCAAGAATGGAGCAAAACAGCGAAAAAGGGAAAATAAATATCTCAGATTCAACCTATCAATTGGTAAGAGAAAAAATTAACTGTGAGTACAGAGGAAAAATACACACCAAAGGAAAAGGCGAAATGGATATGTATTTTGCTATTGAAACAAAAGAGGATTTATAA
- a CDS encoding adenylate/guanylate cyclase domain-containing protein yields the protein MKNKFTSLAIICFLFYGNTVFIAQEAAVIVDLKSKLSKSKDEKEKNQLIRDIANEYIKAKTVDSILVYGKKSLPYLKKTNDFVRLGNVNLVLAQILTSNLTYKDSEFYLKEADKYYKAANNSDKKAVVNYYFGLLYSYEKKFAESTDYLQRNIQYYLDGKEINKENKYYIMLSYQSLVSSSFVRQNYGESYKYLNTYIDFIKKNYPEKIEYAHEMLAGFYLTTEDSKKALNVYKNLLPIYTKQKKYENLAYVNRNIGSSYYGLKKMDSAKIYLNEALRYYESKNDNEKMADINSILSHIYFDDKDYQKSEDLITKAIQLSPEKSDNNFNHKSYYSAVKVYNMFRDSAQIRKDVHKRAELENIITDLNKISLAAQNERWFVDPSVTITNYTTLSNAYELLGDYKKAHMYFQKAMTEKDKAYGNEKMKELSNLQSETEVANERAKVKLEEETKRIQLQKEIELKALRFEFEKKQAAAKTNEERKRLLLEEDLRRKEIQFKFDQKQQAVLLKYNQEKNITKINQEKKDAIAKAELESSQNQKNIWAVGAGLSLLLLGFAGFSYNQKRKDNKKIAEEKLKSDNLLLNILPHEVAEELKEKGKTNAKHFDEVSVLFTDFVNFTANSERIGVQEVLNELNICFTEFDSIMEKYNLEKIKTIGDAYLAVSGLPVSNDQHAKNAVNASLEILSYIQQRKKDNPNALDIRIGIHSGPIIAGIVGVKKFAYDIWGDTVNTAARMEQNSSSGKVNVSEATYQLIKDDFTFEHRGKIETKGKGAMEMYFVNQI from the coding sequence TTGAAAAATAAATTTACTTCTTTAGCAATCATCTGTTTTCTTTTTTACGGAAATACAGTTTTTATAGCGCAGGAAGCTGCGGTAATTGTTGATTTAAAAAGTAAGCTTTCGAAATCAAAAGACGAAAAAGAAAAAAATCAGCTGATTCGGGATATCGCAAATGAGTATATTAAAGCTAAAACTGTAGACAGCATTCTGGTCTATGGAAAAAAATCTTTGCCCTATTTAAAGAAAACTAATGATTTTGTAAGATTGGGTAACGTCAATTTGGTTTTAGCTCAAATTTTAACGTCAAATCTTACATATAAAGACTCAGAGTTTTATCTTAAAGAAGCAGATAAATATTATAAAGCAGCAAACAATTCTGATAAAAAAGCCGTCGTTAACTATTATTTCGGTTTACTATATTCTTACGAGAAAAAATTTGCAGAGTCAACAGATTATTTACAAAGAAATATTCAGTATTATCTTGATGGGAAAGAAATAAACAAAGAAAACAAGTACTATATAATGCTAAGTTATCAAAGTTTGGTTTCAAGTTCTTTTGTGCGGCAAAATTATGGTGAGTCATACAAATATCTTAATACCTACATTGATTTTATAAAAAAGAATTATCCTGAAAAGATAGAGTATGCACACGAAATGTTGGCAGGCTTCTATCTTACAACAGAAGATTCAAAAAAAGCGTTGAATGTTTATAAGAACCTTCTGCCTATCTATACTAAACAAAAGAAATATGAAAATTTAGCATATGTAAACAGAAATATTGGATCTTCATACTACGGTCTAAAGAAAATGGATTCTGCAAAAATTTATTTGAACGAAGCACTCAGATATTACGAATCTAAAAATGATAATGAGAAAATGGCTGACATCAATAGTATTTTGTCTCATATTTATTTTGATGATAAAGACTATCAGAAATCTGAAGATTTAATAACCAAAGCTATACAGTTGTCACCCGAAAAAAGTGATAACAATTTTAATCATAAATCCTATTATTCAGCTGTGAAGGTTTATAATATGTTTCGAGATAGTGCTCAGATAAGAAAAGATGTACATAAAAGAGCAGAATTAGAAAATATTATCACAGATCTTAACAAAATCTCTTTAGCTGCACAAAACGAAAGATGGTTTGTAGACCCAAGTGTGACGATTACAAACTACACTACACTTTCTAATGCTTACGAACTTCTGGGAGATTATAAAAAAGCTCATATGTATTTTCAGAAAGCAATGACTGAAAAAGACAAAGCGTATGGAAATGAAAAAATGAAAGAACTTTCTAATCTTCAATCTGAAACAGAAGTTGCCAATGAAAGAGCAAAAGTAAAGCTAGAGGAAGAAACCAAACGCATCCAGTTACAAAAAGAAATAGAGCTAAAAGCGCTCCGTTTTGAATTTGAAAAAAAACAAGCAGCTGCAAAAACCAATGAAGAGCGTAAAAGGCTATTGCTAGAGGAAGATTTAAGAAGAAAAGAAATTCAATTTAAATTTGATCAGAAACAGCAGGCGGTTCTCTTAAAATACAATCAGGAAAAAAATATTACCAAAATTAATCAGGAGAAAAAAGATGCCATTGCAAAAGCTGAATTAGAAAGTTCTCAAAATCAAAAAAATATTTGGGCAGTCGGAGCTGGTCTGTCACTTCTTTTATTAGGTTTTGCAGGATTTTCATACAACCAAAAGCGTAAAGACAACAAAAAAATTGCAGAAGAAAAATTAAAATCAGATAATTTACTCCTAAATATTCTTCCGCATGAAGTTGCTGAGGAACTTAAAGAAAAAGGGAAAACCAATGCAAAACATTTCGATGAGGTTTCAGTTCTGTTCACAGATTTTGTCAACTTTACGGCAAATTCCGAACGGATTGGCGTGCAGGAAGTTCTCAATGAGCTGAATATCTGTTTCACAGAGTTTGACAGCATCATGGAAAAATACAATTTAGAAAAGATAAAAACCATCGGTGATGCGTATTTAGCAGTGAGTGGTTTGCCTGTTTCGAACGATCAACATGCAAAAAATGCAGTCAATGCAAGTTTAGAAATTCTTTCTTATATTCAACAAAGAAAAAAAGACAACCCGAACGCTTTAGATATAAGAATAGGAATTCACTCGGGACCTATCATTGCAGGGATTGTGGGTGTGAAAAAATTCGCTTACGATATTTGGGGAGATACGGTGAATACGGCAGCAAGAATGGAGCAGAACAGTTCATCGGGAAAAGTAAATGTTTCTGAAGCAACCTATCAACTAATAAAAGATGATTTTACTTTTGAGCATCGCGGAAAAATCGAAACCAAAGGTAAAGGTGCAATGGAGATGTATTTTGTTAATCAAATTTAA
- the tpx gene encoding thiol peroxidase, with product MSNITLKGNAVHTLGKLPEVGFTIKEFALVDSGLNVKTLESFEGKKKVFNIFPSIDTPTCASSARKFNEEANNLENTVVINVSKDLPFALTRFCAAEGLNNVETLSDFRGTFGDDYEVTITDSPMKGLLSRAVIVTDENNKVVYTEQVSEIANEPNYSAALDALK from the coding sequence ATGTCTAATATTACTTTAAAAGGAAACGCAGTACACACATTAGGAAAACTTCCTGAAGTAGGTTTTACCATCAAAGAATTTGCTTTGGTAGATTCAGGCTTAAATGTAAAAACTTTAGAAAGCTTTGAAGGAAAGAAGAAAGTATTCAACATCTTCCCAAGTATCGATACACCTACATGTGCATCTTCGGCAAGAAAATTCAATGAAGAAGCTAATAACCTTGAAAATACAGTTGTCATCAATGTATCTAAAGATTTACCGTTTGCTTTAACAAGATTTTGTGCTGCTGAAGGTCTGAATAATGTAGAAACACTTTCAGATTTCAGAGGAACTTTCGGTGATGATTATGAAGTAACCATCACAGATTCTCCAATGAAAGGTCTTTTGAGCCGTGCTGTAATCGTTACTGACGAAAACAATAAAGTAGTTTACACAGAGCAGGTTTCTGAGATTGCCAACGAGCCAAATTATAGCGCAGCTTTAGATGCTTTGAAATAA